The genomic region TGCCAATGAATTCAACCAGAGATTCTAGTGCAGGTTCACCTATATTTCCAAGAGCTATTGAAGCAGCATATTGTACTTCAGAATCATTGTCTTCTAACAATTTAATTAAAGGCTCCACAGCTTTTGGGTCCCCAATTTTTCCAAGTGCATATGCTGAATTTTCACGGATATCTGGATTTGTATTCTTCGTTGCGTTTATCAGAGGCTCTACGGCAAGTTCACCTATATCAACAAGATTTTTGACAGCATCTACCTTTACTGATATGTTATCATCAGCCATATTCTGTATCAGTGATTCCATCATCATTTCATCCACATCATTCTCGGCACCGATACTTACATAGACAGTACTGATTATCACTAGAATAATTGATGCCAAAACAAAAGTATGTTTTATTTTCAATTTACTTTTCATATTTTCCCCTCCATAAGTAATAATACTAACCAAAAATAAAAAAATGGGCTCTGTAGAAAACCTATTGAAATCACTATCTGTAGCTATAAATCAGCAAAATTAATCACGATTAAGGGGAACAGCTATAAGTTTTATAGACTCGCATAATCGCTTGAATTTTGAGGATTTCTACAGAGCCAAAAAATGTTATCTAAATTTAAACAGCATCAAAGCCAACTATAACCTTGCCTTAAGATATTTTTTGGAGTAAAAGTCAACTCTATGCAATTCATTGAACCCCAAATCCCCATTAATTCAATGGAACAGTGCAATATAATTTACGTCAATATATAGCCATTATGGCCATCAATTGAACTGAGTGTATGAGTACACATACATCACCAGTTTATTTATTGATTGAAATTTTTGTAGAACTGTTTTACTTCTAATTAAACTAGAAGAAGATGATTATTCATTTATTATATAACATTTTATCATACATTATATAAAAAATTAGAATTAAACAATGTGCTTTCTTTAAGCTGATATGATAATTACACCCAAAAATCAATCTCACAGAATGTTATCAGGAAAGGTCTAGATAAATGTAATAGTCCTATAATATTATTAGAACAAAATTAACTACTTTAATAAAACTTCTGGAAAGATTTTAATAATTCATGGTTATTAAGATTTCTGGATCTATACAGTTGCTTACTTTTACTGTTCTTGACCGGATCATCTGAAAAAGAATAAATCCTCTGCAAACTATTCTAATTAGAGGTAAATGGGAGGAGAGATTAACCAATGATTGGAATTATGAGTGATTCACATGACAATATGGATGCTATCAAAGATGCTGTGGAATTATTCAATAAGAAGAAAGTAAGAACCGTTCTGCATGCAGGTGATATAATATCACCTTTTACTGCATCTGCTTTCAGCAAACTTGAGGCAGACCTGTACTTTGTATTTGGGAATAATGACGGTGACAGGTTACTCCTAAAACAGAAATTTGATGAAATTGGTGCGGAATGCTGTGGCGATTTTGGTGATCTTGAGATCGAAGGAATGCGTATCGCACTTATTCACGGAATATATGAAGCACCTGTTGATTCTCTTGCAGAATCCGGGGATTTCGATGTGGTTGTAAGAGGGCACACCCACCACGCCGGTGTTACTGAAATTAATGACACGCTTCTGATTAACCCTGGTGAAACAGCCGGAGTACTCACTGGCAAACGTACCGTTGCACTGCTGGATCCTGAACTTGGTGTTGAGATTGTGGAAATCTAAAAAATAATTTGGAAACAAATTCAGGTTAACAAAAACTAAACCTATTTGAAAAATATAGAGTCTCAGAGAAGTTCTGAGACTTTTGCAAGTACATCCTGAACCTGCTGCGGGTCAAGATCAAGATCCTTGTTCTTTTTAATATCAAGTTGTTCTGAAAGCAGAATGTGTCTGTCTATTTCGATACCTGCTTCTTCCATTGTTGCTTTAGCACAATTTACAGGGCAACCATCGATGACAATGATACGCTCACAGCCTTCTGCGGATTTGAGCAGACCTGTCTTTTTTCCACCAATGCCAACAGTACACATCATTGTACCTGTACCCTGCTTGTGCAATTCCACAGCAACTGCATTGCTTAGCTGGCCAACATTGGAAGCACCTGCACATGGAAAAATTCCTACATGATCAGAACCACATGAACATTTTACGCCTTCAGACATGTGAAAACCTCATCACCTTAGTTTTTGATCCATTCAAGGACTTCGTCGACTTTTGGTACTCTGCCAACGATCTTAACTTCACCGTCAACTACAACAGCAGGAGTTATGAGAACACCGTATGCAATAATATCATCCATATTCTCAACTTTAACTATCTCCGCATCAACGCCAGCCTGTGCAACTGCTTCTTCAACAAACTTCTTTGTCTTGTTACATTTTGCACAACCTGAACCCAGAATTTCTATTTTCATACTTTTATCTCCTTTATTGAATTTCAAATTTTAACATTTTTCCAGTTACTTAAGGGAATACTTTTATAGCGTCAAAATCACAGGCTGCAACGCAATCCAGGCAATATTTACATGACTTCATCCTTGCCGGGAAACAGATTCCATCTTTAAGCTCAAGAATATTGTTCTGGCATGCATCCACGCATGAACCACAGCCTGTACATTTTTTATCGTAAACTGCAACAAATACCATTAGAATACATCCTGTCCTTTAATGAAACTTGTAATGAAATGTCAGTACCCTCTCTTTAATATAGCTATCAATTCCTCAGGGTGAGGCATTGATTCTTTAATTTTCCGGCATGTTTTGTCAATATCATAATCAAGTCTGATTAACTCAGCTTCACCTGAAACTGTGTCAAAAACCGCACAACTGGCTTTACAGTTTTCATCTCTTGGCTGGCCTACTGAACCAGGATTTACTATCAGCATATCTTTAAATTTCCTGACAAACGGCTGATGTGAATGTCCTATGAAAAGAACATCTGTCTCAATTCCACATATCATTTCTTCAAATTCATCATCAGGAGTTTGCGGTCTCATGTACTCATAATTAGACCTCGGGCTTCCGTGTGTGAAATACAGTTTTAATCCATCAATTTCCTTCTGAATGCTGAATGGAAGATGACGTAAAAAATCCATCTGTTTTTCAGATGTCACTTCCCATGTGTAATCACGGGTTGCAACTGAAAGATGTTTATACTTGTATCCACAGCCACATTCTATACGTGAACCTACGGCAGCATCATGGTTTCCAAGAACTGATTCAATTTTGTTCTCCATGATAAAATCAATACATTCTGATGGTGATGGACCGTAGTCTGCCAGATCACCAAGACAGACCACCATGTCATGAGAAACTGACATTGCAGCATCAAGAGCTTCCTTGTTTCCGTGGATGTCGGATATCAATAATATTCTCATCTTAGCACCGGGTCTTTTAGACTTAATCTTTTAGAGTTTTTAATTTCAGTTTTGAACATCTGGAATTGCCTGCTTATAGAATATACATTCCAAACACATATCCTGCCACTGCTGCTACCACGACAACAAGACCTATGTATGTCATTCCTTTCTGGAATCCCATTATCCTGTTTATTACTATCATATTCGGAAGACTCAATGCAGGACCTGCAAGCAGCATTGATAGAGCCGGACCTTTTCCCATTCCAAGAATGGTAAGTGCACTTATGATAGGGACTTCCGTCAGTGTTGAGAAGTACATAAGAGCGGCAGCAACTGAAGCAATGATATAGGAAGTTACATTGCTGCCACCAACGTATTCCACAACGTATTCTGCCGGAAGAAGCTCAACAATGATACCTGCAAAGAAGACACCGATAAGCAGAAGCGGTGTGATTTGTTTTACAAGGAACCAGGTTTCTCCCATCCAGCTTTCAAGTTCATCCCTGTCAAACCATTTAAGGGATACATATACTGTGATAAGTATCAGTGGAATTTCCACAGCAAGCATTGGATACCAGCTTGTGAGAATCTCAGGAGTTACAAGGATTGCAAGCAGCAAAAGGAAAAGCCATACAGTGTGAGCGTGCTTTTCATCACCGAATGTCTTTATTCCTTTTTTCTCAACATCCTTTCTTTCATACACAAAGGACATTACAAGGCCGATGAATATTGATAGCAGGATTGCAATGACAGCTCGTGCAACACCAAGATCATATCCGAGAATCTTAGCAGTATAAACAATGGCCAGTACATTAATAGCCGGGGCTGAGAACAGGAACGTAGTTGCTGGGCCGATCCCAGCGCCTCTCTTATAGATTCCTGCAAAAAGCGGCAGGACCGTGCAGCTACACACTGCGAGGAGACAACCGGAAACGGCGGCAACCGAATAGGAAACATATTTTGGTGCGTCAGCCCCGAAAAATTTCAGTACGGACTCTTTCGAGAAGAGTGAAGCTATTGCCCCTGCCAGGAAAAAGGCAGGAATAAGGCAAAGAAGTACGTGCAATGCAAGGTACTCCCTGACCGATGCAATGCCAATGTAAGCCAGGTCTATGATGTAAGATGTCATTATTTCAAAATATGTTGAAATGCTATTTATAGGTTATGGTTTCAAATGATTTTGAAATACATTGAATAAAAACTACTTGCTATAATAGTAAGAACCCGGTAACCACTAAAGGTATATCTTAAAAATGCAAATGTGTGCAGTATGTCACTGAAAGCCATTGGAAAAGTATCAAATTTTGCAGATGAAAAAACAATGCAGCTCCTTGCTCTCTGGAAAGAGAGTGTAAGCATTGTTGAGCTTGAGGACACAGATGCAGAAAGTCTGGTTTATGAAGAATACACGCATTACATAGTTGTCCATGCCCCTCTTGATATGAAATTCCCGGAAAAGAGGGATGAATGGAACAAAAGGTTCTGCAAAACGGCAGGCGTGTCTGTTGTTGAACTTATAAAAATCAATGGCAAGCAGATTTATTTCAAAGGGCTTTTTGCAGCTAACCATGCTCCGGTTTATGGTATTGTCCCTTACACATCATTTGACAAACAGGATGCCGACTTTCCGGAAGCAGGCATGGAACTATTGAAGAAACAGACCATGGAAGTTGCACTTCCGGAAGCTAATGGTAAAACCATACTTGATGTAGGATGTGGAGTTGGCAGCCTGACCTTACAGATGGCAAGGATGAATACTGATTCACAGGTAATGGGAATTGATCTTCTGGAAAAAACCATGGAGCAGTGCCGTCTGAACGCTTTTGCATATGATATTAAAAATGCGGCATTCAAGGCTGAAAGCGTTTATGAGCTTCCTTTTGATGATGAAAGCTACGAAACCGTGACATGCTTCTTTATGTTACATCACCTTGATGATATTCCAAAGGCACTCTCTGAGGTAAAGAGAGTAGTTTCAAAGAACGGTACGGTACTGGCAGTTGAGCCTCTGGACCATCATCATGGAACTGAAAGAGGTATTCAGGACTGGGTAGACCACTTTGAAAAAGCAGGTTTCTCAGTTGAGACGCAACAGATAAGCAGGGCGGTTTTTGTAAAGGCAAAAGTCAACTGCTGATGACTTATTAATTGCAAACAATGAATTAAAAGAACAAGTATTGTTGACCACAAAATGGATGTGGATGGTGCTGGAAAGTGTGGCCAACAATAATTGAAGCAGGATTTTAATGGTTTGGGGGGGAAGGGTGGTACACAGTTGGTTGTGCCTTAAAATTCCTGCCTCAACTAAGTACCGTTGAGAAGGCATCATATTTAAGCATATTCTATTTTTGCGAAGTTAATAGTGCCTACTGCTCACGAAATAAACTCAAAACAACTTATAAATGGTTTATTTTATGCAGTTAATCGTAGAGGGATTACTTAGCTATAAACCCTTTTTTGGTAGAGATTTATCTATCAAAATTATTTGATTAGCAATTATAAGGAGGAGCGGGCTTATATAGCCCGCAGAAAAAAGACGTGCAATGTCCCCTTTTTAGAGGAAGTGCCTGACATGATTTTGTCATTGCACCGTTTTAGGCCAGTGTTACAAACACTACTTGTTTTTAACACTAAAATATAGTGTGACTCTTTTTTATTTAAAATTTATGCCATTACAGATATTTTTAATTCCTCAATTATATCGAAAAGTTAAAGTATGTTTCATGGTAACAGTTGACATTATTACTATTGGAGTTGCTAATTATGCTGGGAATAACAGACCCACAAATATGGATTGCATATATCTTATGCTTTGTAAGTGCCATCGGATGCATCATCTATGGACTTATACACTGGAACGATGACGACGGGGAGGAAGACTGATGGCTGTCAGTACTCCTATTCTCGGACTGGCCGTACTAGCCTACATGATGGTGGTTTTCTACCTGGGCTGGGTCGGTTACAAACAAACAAAAGACAATGATGACTACATGCTTGCAGGAAGGAAAGTGAATCCTTTCGTACTCGCATTCTCCTATGGTGCTGCATTTATCAGTACATCAGCCATCATAGGATTCGGAGGTTATGCCGGAGCATTTGGTCTTGGAATACTGTGGCTGGTTTTCATGAACATTTTCGTGGGAATCTTTATCGCCTTTGTAGTATTCGGATCAAGAACCAGACGTATGGGTGTAAACCTCAAGGCTGTCACCTTCCCTGAACTTATTGGAAGAAGGTTCCAGTCAAGATTCATCCAGGGATTTTCAGGTGCACTCATCACCATATTCATGCCACTGTATGCAGGCAGTGTGCTGATTGGTGGTGCACGTTTCATGGAAACCGCCCTGAACATCGATTATAATATCGCGATTTTAATTCTTGCAATAATAGTTGCAGCATATGTAATCACAGGCGGACTAATTGCTGTTATGTACACAGATGCCCTGCAGGGTGCCCTTATGTTTGTAGGAATGGCAATTTTGCTCATAATAACCTATTCCAAACTTGGCGGAGTTACCGAAGCCCACCAGGCACTCACAAATATGGCATATCTAGTACCGGATAACTTTGCAGCTATCGGTCACACCGGCTGGACCACAATGCCGGCATTTGGTTCACCAACATGGTGGACACTTGTATCAACAATTATACTTGGTGTCGGTATCGGTGTACTTGCACAGCCACAGCTTGCTGTGAGGTTTATGACCGTAAAGAACACACGTTCCCTGAAAAGAGCTGTTCTTTCAGGCGGTCCTTTCATCTTCATGATGGCAGGTGTCGCATATATTGTCGGTGCACTTTCAAATGTTTACTTCTTCAACACCCAGGGAATGATCTCCCTTGAGGTTGCAGGTGGAAACATCGATAAAATCATGCCTGAATATATTAACAGTGCAATGCCTGATTACTTTGTAGTGTTCTTCCTGCTGACCCTTCTGGCAGCAGCAATGTCAACACTGAGTTCACAATTCCATGCAATGGGAACCGCATTTGGCCATGATTTCTACCGGCAGGGAATTATGAATGGAAAAATTGGGAAAACTATCACTGTAACCAGAGTCGGTATCGCTGTGACGATTTTCATCAGTGTCATTCTTGCATACATTCTCCCACCGGGAATTATTGCAAGAGCAACAGCAATATTCTTCGGACTCTGTGCAGCAGCATTCCTCCCCATGTACTCCGGAGCTATCTTCTGGAAACGCATGACCCGGCAGGGAGCAACTGCAAGCCTTATTATAGGTACTTTTGCAAGTCTTTTCTGGCTGACATTTATTCATGCCAAGGAAGCAACTGCACTTGGAATCTGCCAGGCTATTTTTGGACAGGCAACACTTCTTACGGGAACATGGACTCTTGTGGACCCGATACTTGTTGCTACACCACTGTCATTTTTGGTTGCAATTGTCGTGAGTCTGATGACAGAACCTATGGCAAAAGAGCATGTTGAAAAATGCTTTAAGCAAAATGAATAAGATAATTTCCTAAACTGGTCAGTCAGCAGATTTTGCTGATTGATAATTTTTTATTGATTACAGGTTATCGTAATCTTTTGTATTGGAGAAAAGAACAGTAAATAATAAAAAAACGAGGACTTTTAAAGTCCTCCTTCAATCTTATTTCCTTCTCATCAGAACTACAAGTGAAACGAACACAATTCCTGCAATTGCAGTGAATCCAGGAGTATTGGCTGTTTTTCCTCCTTCTGCAGGTTCTGCTATGTCACCATTAGCTGATTCTGATGCAGCAATCTGTTCAGATGCTTCGCCAATCTCATCACCTACGACTTCAAAGATTGAGAATCCCGGAGTTGCAGAGTAGAAGTAGATATACTCGTCATCTTCACTTTCCTGATATGTTGGAAGATCATTCCACTTCTCATCATGATATCTTGTCATGCGTATTGTGGAAACATCAATGTTGTTCTCTTCTATCCACTGTTTGCTTACTTTAAAGTGAATCTGGATATTATCAGCAGAATCCGAAGATATCGTTCCTTCACTTCCAACATCAATACTCACCTTCTGATAAGACTTACCTGTTGAATCAGGAACTCCTTCCGGTGAAGTGGAGAGTACCTGAACCTTTGCAACAACAAGACCTTTGTCTTTCTTTGCTTCAAAACTTACACCAAGGACAGGAGAATCACTGTCAGAGAAATCATAGTTTACATCCGAATCGCCAGTTACACGCTTTACAGAAGACGCAGAATTAGATACTATTCCCGGATCCTGTCCCTGACTTACAGAGGCACGGACACCATCATCATCTGAACGACTATCAGAACTTGGAATACTTCTGAAAAGTCCGTATGTACTGGTGATCTCATCAATAGAGACCCCATCAAAAACATGATCTTGAAGCCTATAGAAAACTACAGATACATAATTACCTGAAGTACTGAGTGATGCATTTGGAACTTTAACCCATTCATTACCGTTTAGCTCGAACAAAGATATTGATGATTCAACAGAATTGCTCATTCCGGAATCATCATAGTAAATTGTCATATTGGGATCATACATGCTAGCGACATCGATGTAGCCATTTACATTTATCATACCAGCAGGAGCTGAAGAACTTGATTCATTATTTTTCACTGCAACCTCTGATGTTTCAGTCACAAAAGTAAGTTGCATGGAACGTTCAGCCATTTTTAGTTTATCAACTGTATTATCATAGGAATATCTGGAATAGAATGTATAGTCCTCGTTTCCAATTGCAGTATTATCTGCCATAGTCGTGTTGTCTGAACCAGAAAAACTGAAGCCACAGCTATAACGGGAAACATCTGTAAGATCAGGCGAGATAACGGTATCAGAAACTGACAGCATATAAGCCTCAAAGCCACCCGTATTGTAATTAGCGGTATTACCAGTCAGGATATTGTTGTCTGAAGAACTAATATAGAATCCGGTAGGAGATCCACGTATAATACTATCCATAACTTCTACAGGGGAATCTACAGACATTGAAGTCAAGTCCCTACTGTATGTGTTGTTATTGGCAACATTATCTGTCAGAGTATTATTGTTCGATGAAAGTAGATAAACTCCATACTCATCATTGTAATTTGCAATACTGGATGTGAGGGTATTGTTATCTGATGAACTAAAGTAAATACCATCTTCGTAGTTGTTACTTGCTACATTGCCTGTTACTATATTGTCATTTGAATTATCAAGAATAATACCATAGTAATTGGCAGTTGCAATATTGTTTGTTACTTTACTGTTATTTGAATAGCCAAGGTAAATACCAGCCATCTGTGAACTGGTTGCACCAGTTACATTGAAACCATCTATTGTTACATTGCTCACAGTTACGTTGAACACATGGTCTGATGAATCACTTGCATTTACAATGGTACTTGCTGATCCTTTCTCAGAGCGAAGTGTAACACTCTTATCAACAACAACATTCTCGTTGTAAGTACCCTCAGTTACAATGATGGTGTCACCGTCAATAGAATTATCTACAGCTGCCTGAATGGTCGTATAATTACAATCAACTCCACTGCCAACATACAAGGTTATTGTTTCAGTTCTACTTACAGTATTCCAGTTCTGGAAATACGGAAGACTGGAGCCATCATCTATTCTCCATATAAAACTTGAATTATCTTCCGTTGTGATAATGTCATCACTTGCATTCCAATTCAGACCGGAACTTCCTGAAACGAATGCGAAACTTGTGAAGTTGTCATAGGAAGTAGAAGTACCATTACCTGTAGTCGGAGTGCCGGAATAATAACTGTTGGTCACAGTACCACTATCCGTTCCCATAAGACCACCAACATCACCACTGCTAGTAGTAGCAGTACCTGTGGCAAAACTATTTGTTACTACACCAGTGCTATAACCTACAAGACCTCCAATTGATCCAGCACCATTAACATTACCAGTAGCATAACCATTGTTAACAGTGCCAGCATTATTATAGCCGACAAGACCGCCAACATTGCTACCAGAACCAGTAACATTACCGATGGCATAACTATTGTTCATAATACCAGAATTATAGCCAGCAAGACCACCGACATAGCTACCAGAACCAGTAACATTACCAGCTGCATAGCTATTAATCACAGTGCCAGAACCAAAAGCATATCCAATAAGACCACCGACATAGCTCACACCAGTGACATTACCAGTAGCAGAACTATTAACCACATTACCGGAATTGATTCCCACCAGAATACCTACATAATGTGTTGTTGAAAAAACACCATCAGGACTCGTCTCCACTCCAAGGTCATGGATGTTAGCGCTGGAACCAGTCTGTCCAAAAAATCCAGCAGAAGTAGCAGTATAATAGATAGTAAGATTCTTTATTGCAAACCCACTTCCATTGAAGTCACCTGTAAACGGAGTAGCGTAGTCAATGCCAATAGGAGTATGATTACCTACTAGAGTGATATCATTTGTTAGTGTGAAGTTCATTCCCCAATCATCAGAACTTACTGACAGGTTGTCAATGTCACTGTCAGATGAAAGTTGATATGGGTTGTCTACTGTACCGCTACCGCCTGAGTAGGTGGCAGCCGAAGCTATTCCTGTGCATAAAAATATTATGCAGATAAATGATGTTATGATAATACTGTTCTTATCTAATGTCATTATGAGTCACACCCTACATGACCCTTCCAACCCTTCAATAAAAATAATAAATATAATTATTGATGAATTAATATAAGATGTTATAAATAGCTATTGGGACTGTTGTGCTAGTGTTTAGCATGGAAAGTAGGACTTTGTATTGCTTAAAATAATGTATGAAACAATTTATAAAAATAAAATGAAGAGGGCTTATTGCTCTCCTTGCTACTTTATTCTCTTCTAATCAGGAACGCAAGTGAAACAAATACGATTCCTGCAAGGGCATTGAATTAAGGATCACCATTACTTTCACCCTGCAAACCATGAACATTTATACTACGCTTTACAGAAAGAAATCTGACAATATGGATTGGTGATAAGTTTGGAAATCTTAAAGGAACCAGCTATAACAGATTTAGAAGAACGTACAGTTGCTTATGTATCGTTTATGGGGAACTACCTTGGAAATGCCGAAGTGTTTGCAGGCTTATTTGCTAAACTCTTCAAATGGGCTGCTCCTAAACAGGAACAACTTGTGGGACCAGATACCGTAATGCTTTCTGCTTACTATGATGACCCTGAAGTAACTCCACCTGATGAGCTTAAACTGGAAGTCTGCATAAGTATTCCTGAAGAGACAGAAGTTGAGAGAGAAATCAAGAAGAAAAAGCTTCCTGGTGGGAAATATGTTGTTTTAGGCGTGGAACTTACAGGATCAGAAGAATATGGACCAGCATGGGAAGAAGTTGTTAAATGGCTTATGCGCAATGAGCTTGAAATTGACATGTCAAGAGCAAGCTATGAAGTTTACCTGAACTCACCGGAAGAGCATCCGCAAGGTCATCATATTGTGGATATCTGCATGCCGGTCAAGTGAAAAAGCTAATCGAGTCAAGCAATGATCATTTTTACCTGAAGAAAACATAGAATAGTGAAGGTTTTACAGCCCTTCATATTTTTCATTTTCATAAATTAGAAGAAAGATCCGGCATAATTAATCAGGACTAGGCGACTCATTTCAGAAATTAAATGAACATCATATTCCAGAATTGAGTACATATAGTATATATTCATGTACATTATTTGGTATAAAATTGCAGACTTTTTTTATATTGGTTCATATATCGTATAAATTGCAATCAACTACACGGATGAAAGAAAGTAGTTGAATAAATCATCACTAAAAGACACTTTCTCGTTGAGAAATAATGATATGAAGTATACATTTCCCACAGAGAAACAGTGGCCTGATCATGTTAATATAGATGCTGGCACCAGATTCCCTCTCTAAAAACCATCATACAACCCTCTCAAACAAATTATGGTTTGCTTTCAACACGCCAGCATTTATATCTTTTATATGGACTTTGCAATAGAAGTAAGCATATAAATTTACAATGAGTTAAAATATCCTTCCATTCAAACTTTTTTATTCAGCCACAGGCATGCAATTTGATTTACTAACCTTTAAATATAGTGTCATGTTAACAAATGACATGTTAACAACTATCATTATTATTACTACAAAATATATGGAAGGAGAAAAATGCTTGGAATAGATGACCCACAGATATGGCTGGCTTACATACTCTGCTTTATAAGCGCCATCGGCTGCATTATCTATGGAGCCCTTAAATGGAACGATGATTCCGATGACGGAGAGGTGAACTAATGGTACTCAGTACACCGGTTCTCGGAGTAATTATACTAATATACCTCATGGTGATATTTTACCTGGGGTGGCTTGGATACAAGAAGACAAAACAGACTGAAGATTACATGGTAGCCGGAAGGCAGATTCATCCTTATATTCTTGCACTGTCATATGGTGCTACATTTATTAGTACTTCAGCCATCATCGGTTTTGGTGGAGCCGCCGGTGCCCTTGGAATGGGACTTTTATGGCTTGCATTTATGAACATTTTTGTAGGTATCTTTATAGCATTCGTATTATTTGGTTCCAGAACCCGCCGTATGGGACTTAACCTTGGTGCAGTAACATTCCCGGAACTTCTCGGAAGGCGTTTCCAGTCAAGGTTCATCCAGGGATTCTCAGGAGCACTAATAGGTATATTCATGCCGCTTTACGCAGGTATTGTGCTTATCGGAGGAGCAAGATTCCTCGAATCAACCCTCAATATAAATTATGACATTGCAGTCCTTATTCTCACAGTTATCGTAGCAGCTTACGTTATCACCGGCGGACTTATTGCTGTCATGTATACCGATGCCCTTCAGGGAACTCTCATGTTCATTGGAATGGCATTCCTGTTGGTATTCACTTATATTAAAATGGGAGGAGTCACTGCTGCCCACTCTGCACTTACAGCTATGAACGACCTTGTCCCTGAAAGTCTTGCAGCCGGAGGGCATCTCGGATGGACTTCCATGCCGGCATTTGGCTCGCCAATATGGT from Methanolobus tindarius DSM 2278 harbors:
- a CDS encoding symporter small accessory protein, which produces MLGIDDPQIWLAYILCFISAIGCIIYGALKWNDDSDDGEVN
- a CDS encoding AraC family transcriptional regulator; this translates as MISLEILKEPAITDLEERTVAYVSFMGNYLGNAEVFAGLFAKLFKWAAPKQEQLVGPDTVMLSAYYDDPEVTPPDELKLEVCISIPEETEVEREIKKKKLPGGKYVVLGVELTGSEEYGPAWEEVVKWLMRNELEIDMSRASYEVYLNSPEEHPQGHHIVDICMPVK
- a CDS encoding PGF-pre-PGF domain-containing protein; translation: MTLDKNSIIITSFICIIFLCTGIASAATYSGGSGTVDNPYQLSSDSDIDNLSVSSDDWGMNFTLTNDITLVGNHTPIGIDYATPFTGDFNGSGFAIKNLTIYYTATSAGFFGQTGSSANIHDLGVETSPDGVFSTTHYVGILVGINSGNVVNSSATGNVTGVSYVGGLIGYAFGSGTVINSYAAGNVTGSGSYVGGLAGYNSGIMNNSYAIGNVTGSGSNVGGLVGYNNAGTVNNGYATGNVNGAGSIGGLVGYSTGVVTNSFATGTATTSSGDVGGLMGTDSGTVTNSYYSGTPTTGNGTSTSYDNFTSFAFVSGSSGLNWNASDDIITTEDNSSFIWRIDDGSSLPYFQNWNTVSRTETITLYVGSGVDCNYTTIQAAVDNSIDGDTIIVTEGTYNENVVVDKSVTLRSEKGSASTIVNASDSSDHVFNVTVSNVTIDGFNVTGATSSQMAGIYLGYSNNSKVTNNIATANYYGIILDNSNDNIVTGNVASNNYEDGIYFSSSDNNTLTSSIANYNDEYGVYLLSSNNNTLTDNVANNNTYSRDLTSMSVDSPVEVMDSIIRGSPTGFYISSSDNNILTGNTANYNTGGFEAYMLSVSDTVISPDLTDVSRYSCGFSFSGSDNTTMADNTAIGNEDYTFYSRYSYDNTVDKLKMAERSMQLTFVTETSEVAVKNNESSSSAPAGMINVNGYIDVASMYDPNMTIYYDDSGMSNSVESSISLFELNGNEWVKVPNASLSTSGNYVSVVFYRLQDHVFDGVSIDEITSTYGLFRSIPSSDSRSDDDGVRASVSQGQDPGIVSNSASSVKRVTGDSDVNYDFSDSDSPVLGVSFEAKKDKGLVVAKVQVLSTSPEGVPDSTGKSYQKVSIDVGSEGTISSDSADNIQIHFKVSKQWIEENNIDVSTIRMTRYHDEKWNDLPTYQESEDDEYIYFYSATPGFSIFEVVGDEIGEASEQIAASESANGDIAEPAEGGKTANTPGFTAIAGIVFVSLVVLMRRK